The proteins below are encoded in one region of Salmo salar chromosome ssa02, Ssal_v3.1, whole genome shotgun sequence:
- the LOC106575046 gene encoding uncharacterized protein has product MQSQGSTSSQPSVDSLSSSDSYLFNHSEQAEDDTDVFLSERSPSVILGTGGMVRGNGSAGAESPESQWACDGFTDREEEESRGSEVTAGHPRVTAERQRTSETEREKTEGDLLFAQKCAELQGFVRPLLELLNGLKGGRFDRGLSSFQQSAAMDRIQRIVGILRRPNIGEKYMNTLLQVETMLKMWFPQVSPLAPPTAPTLFPPHLSPRDSPSSTPPHRHRDQSHIPVKKRRLSWSDTDSDTPPPVLFKRLNAGGGEERGKEGGDVPPHPQDPTSDQENERKEDEDSKEREGESSSNKAGLCSEPGPTSVLVVPILSPWKPMEGKQLLPVMPPPTTRGSPAMQDSLISSTTPFNNLQSQPQPIGCQSQPVAGKTGKKTVKTCQGRVQAHSITAKPLKRVECKSRVNPAPL; this is encoded by the exons ATGCAATCGCAGGGCAGCACTTCCTCCCAGCCCTCTGTTGATTCGCTGAGCTCCAGTGACAGCTACCTGTTCAACCACTCTGAGCAGGCGGAGGATGACACTGACGTCTTCCTGTCCGAACGCTCCCCCTCCGTCATCCTCGGCACTGGGGGCATGGTCAGAGGCAACGGCAGTGCCGGGGCAGAGAGTCCCGAGTCCCAGTGGGCGTGTGACGGCTTCACTGACCGCGAGGAGGAGGAGTCACGGGGTTCAGAGGTTACTGCAGGTCACCCCAGGGTcacagctgagagacagagaacaagcgagacggagagagagaagacagagggagacctGCTGTTTGCCCAGAAG tgtgctgAGCTGCAGGGGTTTGTAAGGCCCTTACTGGAGCTGCTGAATGGACTGAAGGGGGGACGATTTGACCGTG GTCTGAGTAGTTTCCAGCAGAGTGCAGCCATGGACCGCATCCAGAGGATCGTAGGGATCTTACGGAGACCCAACATCGg GGAAAAGTATATGAACACTCTTCTCCAGGTGGAGACGATGCTGAAGATGTGGTTTCCACAGGTGTCCCCCTTGGCCCCACCTACCGCCCCTACCCTcttcccccctcacctctccccccgggacagccccagcagcacCCCCCCACACAGGCACAGAGACCAGTCGCACATCCCTGTGAAG aagcgCAGACTGAGTTGGTCAGACACAGACTCTGACACCCCTCCTCCTGTACTCTTTAAGAGGCTCAACgccggtggaggagaggagagggggaaggaggggggagacgTACCCCCACACCCCCAGGACCCCACCAGCGAccaagagaatgagagaaaggaaGATGAGGacagcaaagagagagagggagagtcatcGAGCAACAAAGCGGGGCTCTGTTCTGAACCCGGTCCCACCTCGGTCCTTGTAGTGCCCATCCTTTCCCCCTGGAAACCAATGGAGGGGAAACAGCTGCTGCCTGTCATGCCACCTCCCACCACCAGGGGCAGTCCAGCCATGCAGGACAGCCTAATCTCTTCCACCACACCCTTCAACAACCTCCAAAGCCAGCCGCAGCCAATCGGGTGCCAAAGTCAGCCTGTTGCCGGGAAGACTGGGAAAAAGACCGTAAAGACCTGTCAGGGGCGGGTCCAGGCTCATTCAATCACGGCAAAGCCTTTGAAAAGGGTGGAGTGTAAGAGCAGGGTTAACCCCGCCCCTTTATAG